TCAGGAGTTGGGTCAGTTTCACCTTTTGGTGTAATTTTACCAATTAGAATATCACCTTCATTAATTTTGGCGCCAATTCTTACAATTCCACTTTCATCTAAGTCTTTAGTAGCCTCTTCACTTACATTGGGAATTTCACGGGTAAATTCTTCTTCACCACGTTTAGTATCTCTAACCTGAAGTGTAAATTCTTCAATATGAATTGAGGTAAATATATCTTCGGCTACCATACGACGGGAAATAATAATCGCATCCTCAAAATTATAACCACGCCAAGGCATAAATGCTACCATAACATTCTGTCCGAGTGCAAGTTCCCCTTTATCTGTTGATGCGCCATCAGCAAGTGGCTGACCTTTGATTACTTTTTGACCGACAGAAACAATAGGGCGCTGATTAATACAAGTATCCTGATTAGTTCTGAAGAACTTCATCATGTGATAAGTAACAACATCTTTATAATCAAAAGAAACTAATTTTTCTTCTTCTGAACGATTATCATCATATCTTACAGTTATATATTCAGTACAAACATATTCTACTACACCGCTTCTTTCAGCAAGCAAAAGTGTACGGGAATCTTTGGCAACTTTTGCTTCCATACCGGTACCTACAATCGGAGCTCGTGGTCGAAGCAATGGTACTGCCTGACGTTGCATATTAGATCCCATAAGTGCACGGTTGGCATCATCATGTTCCAGAAATGGAATCAGAGAGGAAGCAGGTGATGTAATCTGGTCAGTTGAAATATCAATATAATTTACTTGTGATGCATCAACAAGCACAAAGTCGCCGGAGCGTCTTGCTCTTAGTTTTTCACCAACCAAATTACCGTCCTGGTCTGTAGGTGTGGAAGCAGGAACTACAATTAATCCGTCTTCCTTGTCTGCAGGCAAGTATTCAATTTCATCAGTAACTTTTCCATTTACAACTTTTCTGTAAGGAGTTTCAATAAAACCTAAATAATTTATTTGAGCATGCATAGCAAGTGAAGAAATCAAGCCGATGTTTGGACCTTCAGGAGTTTCAATCGGACAAAGTCTTCCATAATGTGTATAATGAACGTCACGCACCTCGAAACCTGCACGTTCGCGTGTAAGACCACCGGGACCGAGAGCCGAAGTTCTGCGTTTATGTGTAAGTTCAGAAAGAGGATTAGTCTGATCCATAAACTGTGACAGCTGATTTGTACCAAAGAACTGGTTAACTACAGAACTGATTGTACGGGCATTGACAAGCTCCGACGGAGTTAAATTTTCACCGTCGTGAATACTTAATCTTTCTCTTATAGTTCTTGCCATTCGGGAAAGTCCGACATTGAACTGTGAATTAAGCTGCTCTCCAACAGTACGTACGCGACGATTACCAAGATGGTCAATATCATCACCTGATATCTTGTTGTCATGTAAATGAATAAGATGCTTAATAATTGAAACAAAATCTTCAGTAGTAAGAGTAGTTTCTTCAATCGGAATTTTGAGAGCTAATTTTTCGTTTATTCTAAATCTTCCAACAGTACCAAGGTCATATCTTTTTGGGTTGAAGAAGAGTTTATCAAGAAGCGCTTCAGCAGTTTCGATATCAGGTGGTTCACTGGAACGAAGCTGACGATAAATAACTTCAAGCGCATCTTCACGATTACGAGCTGTATCTTTAGTCAAAGTTTTAGCTATGACAGGCTCTTCAGTTGGGTCATAAGACTTATAAATTCTGAGAGGTAATACCTCAGTTTCACTAATTTGCTTTATCAACTCTTCAGTAATGAACATATCGCGTGTGGATATGATTTCGCCTGTTGTTAAATCAACAACATCAGAAGCAATTCTCCTTCCAAGGAAGGATTCGTCAATAACTGATGGTTCATATTCCTCAGATAATTCAAATAATTGTAGTATATCCTCATCTGAAGAGAAACCAATGGCACGTAATAAAGTAGTAACAGGGAATTTTTTCTTTCTGTCAATATAGGCATACATTACATCATGAATATCAGTAGTAAATTCAATCCATGAGCCACGGAAAGGTATAATTCTTGCAGTATAAATTCTTGTACCGTTCGGATGCACTGCATCATCAAAAAACACACCAGGAGAACGGTGAATTTGGGTAACAATTACTCTTTCGGCTCCGTTAATCATAAACGTGCCTCTAGGGGTCATGGCAGGAATATTACCTAAATAAACTTCCTGTTCGACTGATTCGATGTAATCTTCGGAGCCTTTCTCAGCTTTACTGGAGAGTCTGAGTTTTGCTTTCAATGGTTTTGCAAACGTAAGTTCGCGCTCACGACATTCATCTTCACTGTATTTAGGTTTTTCAATTGAATACTCAACAAAATCAAGCTGAAATATTGAAGAAGCATCTTCAATAGGGAAATTGATATTAAAAGCTGCCTGTAGTCCAAGGTTAAGACGTTTGGATGGAGGCACATGCTCCTGTAAAAATTCTTTGTATGAATCTAGCTGAATACTCAAAAGATCAGGATAATCGCAAGTAGCTTTAGAGCGTGAGAAATTTATTCTACGGCGAAGTCTGACAATGCCGTCATCGCTTTCAAGAAGCTTCATCTCACCACTGTCATAGTCTTTGTAATGTTCCAACAAAGCGCTGGTGCCTAAATTTTCAAACTCTTCAAAATTTTCACCGGGTTCCATAGAGCACCTCCTGTAATTGCTTGGGATATAATAAAAGGATTTTATGACTTTTCTTTCTGATTGAAAGGAAAGTCATAAAATCCCTGAATGTTTTTTTTGTAATCATCAATAAAATAATATAGTTAAATCTATGATTAATATATTAAATAACTTATAAATTCTGTTTTAACTTTTAAACGACAAAAGGGGCTGGCGGAATATCCGCCTTCCCCAATTGTATATATTGTGTTAAGCTACTTAAGTGTAACTTTAGCACCTGCTTCTTCAAGTTTTTTCTTAAGCTCTGCAGCTTCGTCTTTTCCTGCAGCTTCTTTAACTACTTTAGGAGCAGCTTCAACTAAGTCTTTAGCTTCCTTAAGACCGATACCTGTAATTTCGCGAACTACCTTAATAACATTAAGTTTATTTCCGCCTATTTCAGTTAATTCTACATCGAATTCAGTTTGTTCTTCAGCTGCAGGAGCAGCTTCAGCAGCCGCAGCCGGCATCATACCGCCCATCATCATTGGAGCAGCTGCAGTAACACCGAATTTTTCTTCTAAAGCTTTCTTAAGCTCAGCGGCTTCAACAAGTGTAAGTGAGCCGATTTCTTCTACTAATTTTTCTACTTTTTCTGACATTTTTATATCTCTCAAAAAATTTAATTTACAAAATTATATTAATTTATGCCGCATTATTTTGTTTTTTTGCGACTTCTTCAACCAATGATGCAACATCACGCATAACAGCATTTATAGCACCAACGATGCCGGAAGCAGGCGAATTAAGACTGCCCAGAATACCGGCTACAAGGTCAGCTCTGCTTGGCAGTGCTGCAATTGTCTTAAGCTCGGAGCCTGGATAATATTGCCCTTCAACAAACGCACCTTTAAGTTTTGGCTTATCGCCTTTCTCGAAGAATTCTTTTATGACTTTTGCAGGTTCAGTCGGGTCATCATAGCTGATTACCAAACCGGTCTGACCGATAAGATTTTCAGCAGGTACACTGTATTTACCAACTTTTTCCACAGCACGGTCTATCAGAGTATTTTTAGCAACTCTGTAAACCAGTTTTTTTTCGTTTATCACTTTTCGGAATTTATATGATTCCGCTACAGTCATAGAAGTAAAATCAACGAGATAGACCCCGGTGGCATTATCTAGCAATTCAACCAACCCGTCAACAATATGTTGTTTTCTTTCTCTTGTTATCATTATGTAACCGTATTAATTATTTATACACCCGGAAGCAACCAACAATCAGAATTTGACCGAAGGAGAAGCATGCTGCCGTTAAAGTGCGTAATAGACAAATTTAATCTAGTTTGAATGTAGAATCCTTTACAATAACTGCAGGACTCATAGTTGAACTAAACACAACGTGTTTAATATATTTACCTTTTGCAGTAGAAGGCTTTGCTTTAACAATGCTTGCATAAAATGTATTAGCATTGTCAATAATTTTTTCTGCGGAGAATGAGCATTTACCTATAGCGGCATGAATGTTTCCTGTCTTGTCAACACGATATTCAATTTTACCAGCTTTGAGCTCACCGACTGTTTTTGCAATGTCGAAAGTTACTGTTCCGACTTTTGGATTGGGCATGAGACCGCGTGGACCAAGAATACGACCTAATTTACCGACTTCACCCATTACGTCTGGAGTCGCTACAACCACGTCAACATCAGCCCAGCCGGCTTTAATTTTTTCAATATACTCATCCAATCCTGCATAATCGGCACCCGCGTCAAGCGCCTCCTGGTCTTTGGGTGTTTTCGCGAGTACAAGAACGCGAACAT
This is a stretch of genomic DNA from Ignavibacteriota bacterium. It encodes these proteins:
- the rpoB gene encoding DNA-directed RNA polymerase subunit beta → MKLLESDDGIVRLRRRINFSRSKATCDYPDLLSIQLDSYKEFLQEHVPPSKRLNLGLQAAFNINFPIEDASSIFQLDFVEYSIEKPKYSEDECRERELTFAKPLKAKLRLSSKAEKGSEDYIESVEQEVYLGNIPAMTPRGTFMINGAERVIVTQIHRSPGVFFDDAVHPNGTRIYTARIIPFRGSWIEFTTDIHDVMYAYIDRKKKFPVTTLLRAIGFSSDEDILQLFELSEEYEPSVIDESFLGRRIASDVVDLTTGEIISTRDMFITEELIKQISETEVLPLRIYKSYDPTEEPVIAKTLTKDTARNREDALEVIYRQLRSSEPPDIETAEALLDKLFFNPKRYDLGTVGRFRINEKLALKIPIEETTLTTEDFVSIIKHLIHLHDNKISGDDIDHLGNRRVRTVGEQLNSQFNVGLSRMARTIRERLSIHDGENLTPSELVNARTISSVVNQFFGTNQLSQFMDQTNPLSELTHKRRTSALGPGGLTRERAGFEVRDVHYTHYGRLCPIETPEGPNIGLISSLAMHAQINYLGFIETPYRKVVNGKVTDEIEYLPADKEDGLIVVPASTPTDQDGNLVGEKLRARRSGDFVLVDASQVNYIDISTDQITSPASSLIPFLEHDDANRALMGSNMQRQAVPLLRPRAPIVGTGMEAKVAKDSRTLLLAERSGVVEYVCTEYITVRYDDNRSEEEKLVSFDYKDVVTYHMMKFFRTNQDTCINQRPIVSVGQKVIKGQPLADGASTDKGELALGQNVMVAFMPWRGYNFEDAIIISRRMVAEDIFTSIHIEEFTLQVRDTKRGEEEFTREIPNVSEEATKDLDESGIVRIGAKINEGDILIGKITPKGETDPTPEEKLLRAIFGDKAGDVKDVSLKATPGLKGVVINTKLFTRRLLTMDKDTRALEKKRQDQITKLEKDTLKALDNDCVTRLSSMLDGQKILGLRLQNGVSVFRAGSKITSKDVFAKYDEGILKPDIIDTDQAILSDEEQNTKLVQMISNFINKRNDDKSNFRAEKNKLAAGDELQPGILQMAKVYVAKKRKLQVGDKMAGRHGNKGIVSKIVNPEDMPFLPDGTPVDIVLNPLGVPSRMNLGQLYETALGWAGVKLGTFFATPIFDGATWDQVGDYLERAGLPRDGKSVLYDGRTGDRFDEKVTIGVIYMLKLAHLVADKLHARSIGPYSLITQQPLGGKAQFGGQRLGEMEVWALEAYGAAHTLQEMLTMKSDDVAGRAKMYEAIVKGDNMPDPNIPESFNVLVRELQGLCLDIHIE
- the rplL gene encoding 50S ribosomal protein L7/L12 encodes the protein MSEKVEKLVEEIGSLTLVEAAELKKALEEKFGVTAAAPMMMGGMMPAAAAEAAPAAEEQTEFDVELTEIGGNKLNVIKVVREITGIGLKEAKDLVEAAPKVVKEAAGKDEAAELKKKLEEAGAKVTLK
- the rplJ gene encoding 50S ribosomal protein L10, yielding MITRERKQHIVDGLVELLDNATGVYLVDFTSMTVAESYKFRKVINEKKLVYRVAKNTLIDRAVEKVGKYSVPAENLIGQTGLVISYDDPTEPAKVIKEFFEKGDKPKLKGAFVEGQYYPGSELKTIAALPSRADLVAGILGSLNSPASGIVGAINAVMRDVASLVEEVAKKQNNAA
- the rplA gene encoding 50S ribosomal protein L1, which codes for MKKTGKRYAALLKNYDVESSYELGDAVNIVKKNATAKFDESFEISINLGVDPRKADQMVRGTVSLPHGTGKDVRVLVLAKTPKDQEALDAGADYAGLDEYIEKIKAGWADVDVVVATPDVMGEVGKLGRILGPRGLMPNPKVGTVTFDIAKTVGELKAGKIEYRVDKTGNIHAAIGKCSFSAEKIIDNANTFYASIVKAKPSTAKGKYIKHVVFSSTMSPAVIVKDSTFKLD